In Microcella indica, the genomic window GAGGAGCGCGACGATCGGCGGCGTGCCCGCGGGCAGGAGCGCCGTGAGCGGCTCGAGCACGAGGCGCAGGTCGGGCCAGCCGAGCAGCAGCCCGACGCGAGTCTGCTCGCCCGTCGCCGACGGCAGGCCGGGGTCGGCGAGCAGGCCAAGAGCGGTGCCCCGCAGCACCTGGTCGATGACGAGCGGCGTCCACAGCGCGGCGGCGGGCACGATGAGCGTGAGCAGGCGACCGATGCGGCGCGGGTGCAGCACCATCCACGCAACCCACGCGAGCAGCAGCGCGGGCACGAGCGTAGGAGCGGCGGCCGTCACGATTGCCGCGCTGAGGCCCGCGACGGCGGCGGCGCTCCACGAGCGAGGGGCGCGCGCAGCGCTCGCGACGAGCCACGGCAGGGCGAGGTGCGCGACGACCGCGGCGACACGGCCCTCGGCGAGGCTCACGAGCAGAGTCGGCGAGAGCGCCCACAGCCACGCGGCGACCGCGGCAGGGCCGGCGCGGCGCACGAGGCTCGCGGCCGCCCACCACGCGGAGAGCCCGGCGAGGGGCACGGCGGCGATCCACAGCACGACGAGCGAGAGGGAGGGTTGCCAGGGCGTGAGGGTGCCGAGCAGGGCGAGCACGAACGCGAAGGGGTCGGCAGCGGCATCCTCGGTGGCGGTCAGGCCGCCCCAGAGGGTCGCGAGATCCGGTGCCAGGGGCGCGAGCGCGCCGCCCAGCAGGGCGGGCGCGCCGAACAGGGGCGATGCGGCGATCGCGCCGATGAGGGCGAGCACGGCGACGATGAGGCCGCCGCCGGGCAGGAAGTCGGGGCGCGGCGGTCGGTCGTCCTCCCGGGCGCTCAGCAGGGCGTCCTGCGCGATGGCACGGCGGCGGCGCACCTCGTCGCGCGGCATGCGCAGCGGCTCGATCGCCGCCCAGCCCACCGTCCGGCTCCTCGCCAGCCGGGAGCGCGCGCTCGAGACCGCGGTGCCGGAGAACGCGACGGCGAGCGCGGCGACGAACTCGCCGATCACGAGTGTCGGCCGCTTGCGCAGCAGGTGCAGGATCGAGCGCAGCAGAGCCAGCGGCAGAAGACTCAGCCAGTGCAGCGGCACGGCCGGCAGGGGCGCGTAGACGAGGCGGCGGTGCAGCTGTGCGCGGCGGCGCCAGCGCGCCTCCACGCGCGCCGGCAGGGTGGGCGGGGTGCCGTTGCGGGCGAAGAGCGGCGTGCTCTCGTGCACGAAGACGCGTGCGTGCGGCACGACGACGATACGGTGGCCGGCGAGGCGGATGCGCACGCCGAGGTCGAGCGACGCATCCACGTGCGGCAGGGCCGGGTCGAAGCCTTCCACGTCGTGCCACGTGGAGCGCCGCACGAGCATGCCCGCCTCGCCGACCGCGAGCACGTCGCTCGTGCGGTCGTGCTGCGCCTGGTCGAGCTCGCGCTCGGCGAGCGCGATGCCCGCACCATACGCGGTCATCGTCTCGCCGAACTCGGCGATCATCGTCGGCTGGTCGGCGTCCATCTGCTTGGGGCCGGCAGCGGCGACGGACGGGGCGATCTCGACGGCGGCGAGCAGGCGCTCGAGCGTACGGCTGTCGGGCGTCGTGTCGTGGCGCAGCAGCCACAGCCAATCCTCGACGCCGCCGTAGGGCGAGGAGGTCTGCTCGGGCGCGGGAAGGGCTGCGACGGCTCGGTCGACGAGCTCGCCGAATCCGAGTGCCGCGCCCGCGGTGACGAACTGGGTCGGGGCGATCGACGCGAGGGCGGCCGTGACCTCGTCGTCGCCGGCGGCGTCGACGACCACGAGATGGTCGGGGTGGCGGGACTGCTCGGTGAGAGCATCCAGTGTCTGCTGCAGCGGTTCGCCGCCTCGGCGGGCGATGAGAACGGCGGTGACGCGCGGTTGCATTCCTTAGGCGCGGCGTCGAAGCTTGCGGCGCTCCCGCTCGGAGAGCCCGCCCCAGATGCCGAAGCGCTCGTCGTTCTGCAGGGCGTACTCGAGGCACTCAGAGCGCACCTCGCACGTTGTGCAGATCTTCTTCGCGTCGCGGGTCGAGCCGCCCTTCTCGGGGAAGAACGCTTCGGGGTCGGTCTGCGCGCACAGCGCGTCGGCCTGCCAGGCGAGGGCGCTGTCGTCATCGTCGGTGTCGCGCGCGCGCCGCACCCCGGGCACTCCCAGTCGAACCGGGTCGACGAACCAGTCGCCGGGTACCGTGTTGCGGTATTTGCTCATGTGATGCTGCCCTCCCCCGTCACGTGGCGGACTCTGCCGCGTGTGCCCTAATTACACTCGTGTCATTCGCTCGCGTCAAGTCGCGGGATAGTAAAAGGTTCGACTGAGTATTCAGGGTTGCGACGCGCCGGGAAAAGTGCAAGCGCGGCGAGGGATGCTCAGCAGAGGCTGCCGTCGAGCACGCGGTCGCTCAACACGGCCTTGCCGCCGAGCGCGTAGATCTCTCGCACGAACATGCCGGAGATCTCGCGGTAGTTGTCGAGGCTCAGGCAGCGCTGCGTGCTGAGGTAGATCGGCGCGCCGAGCGCGGCGGCGAGGGGGCCGCCGGCGAGGGCGTCGGCGAAGCCAGCGCCCGTGGCGAGGAAGGCGTAGTCTGGCGCGCTGTCGCGGAAGAACGCCTGGTTCATGATGAGCGCCGTCTCGTAGCGGTCGGCGCCGCCGAAGCGGTCGACGTCCGGCGTGCTGGGCAGAGCGTTCAGCGACGATGCGATGCCGCTGGAGACGCTGCTCGTGCCGCCCGCGATGGCCACGTACTGCGGCGCGATGCCGCCGAGGAAGGTGCGGGTCGCGACGTCGAGCGAGGAGCGCTGACCATCGACGAGCACGACCGCGCCGCCGACGGAGCTGATCGCCGCACCCGCCGAGAGTGCGTCGGGGAAGTTGCGCCCCGTCGCGACGGCGACGCTCTCGATCGTGCCCGGCCAGGCGTCGGCCACGATCGCTCGAGACGTGTCGTAGCGGTCGACGCCGGCGATGCGGTCGACCTCGGCATCGGGCAGCAGGCTGCGCACCGTGCTCACGACGCTGGAGCGGATGGCGGCGGTGCCGCCGACAATGACGACGCGGTCCGGGTCGAGGCGGCGCAGCTCGGAGCGCACGATGCTCGGCACGGCATCGGGACGCGTCAGCAGCAGCACGCCGCCGTTCGCGGCCGCTGCCGGACCAGCGGAGAGCGCATCGGCGTAGCCGAGCCCGTTCACGAGGTAGACGACCTCGGCGCCGCCGGTGCCGGTGAGGGCCTGGGAGATCGCGACCGAGGTCGCGTACCGGTCGTCGCCGGAGATGCGGCCGCCGGCCAGCTCGATGGGGGCGACCGTGATGGTCGGGACTTCGCTGGCGACATCTTCGTTCAGTACGAACGTGTCCGCCTCGAACCAGAACTCCTGATCGTTCCAGTACTCCTTGCCCGGCCCGTCGGTGTCGAGCGTGAGCACTTCGAGCCGGTATCCACCCGCAGGCAGGCCGAGCACGCTGAAGTCCCCGTCGCCGTCGAAGCTGCTCACGGTGTCTTCGAGGAAGTACTGACCCGAGTCTTCGCGCCAGAACCGCACGAGCGTGTTGCCGGTCGTCGCGGGCTGCGTCGCCCCACCGCCCGCGGCGCTGATGAGGATGCGCCCGGTCACCTCGCCGGCAGCGGCGGCGGTGAGGCCCGGCGTCGGCGAGGGCACGCGGCCACCCGCCCCCGGGTCGGCCGCAGGGGTGAGCCCGGCGGGCGGGGCCGGCTCGATCGTGCGCGCCTGGGCGGGCAGGGCGCCGAGGGGCACGAGGAGGGCCGCCACGGCGACGGGAGCGAGCACGCGGGCGAGGAGTGACGAGGGCACGGCGATCCATTCGGAGTGAGGAGCGACGCGCGCTCTCGAGCATTTCTCCGACTCTAGTGGCGGTGAGTCTTGCTCGGGTGTCCCACTTTATGGGGACACGTGAGCTGCGATCACCACCGCCTGCAGGGGTCGCCGCGCCAGGAGCGCCCTAGGCGGATGCCCGCCGCGCCTCCCACGCCGACGCCACCATCTCGGCGAGCGTGTGGCGCATCGCCCAGCCGAGATCGCGCGCGGCGAGATCGCCGCTCGCCACGATGCGCGGCGGGTCGCCGGGGCGCCGCTCGGCGAGCTCGGGGTCGACGGCGATGCCAGTGACCCTCGCGACGGCATCCATGATCTGGCGCACCGAGACGCCGTCGCCCGAGCCGAGGTTGTACGCGGGTTCGAGCGGCTCGCCCGCCTCGAGGCGGCGCGCCGCGGCGACGTGGGCGAGCGCGAGGTCGGCGACGTGGATGTAGTCGCGCACGCACGTGCCGTCCGGCGTCGGGTAGTCGGTGCCGTTGATGCGCGGCTGGC contains:
- a CDS encoding cell wall-binding repeat-containing protein, with translation MPSSLLARVLAPVAVAALLVPLGALPAQARTIEPAPPAGLTPAADPGAGGRVPSPTPGLTAAAAGEVTGRILISAAGGGATQPATTGNTLVRFWREDSGQYFLEDTVSSFDGDGDFSVLGLPAGGYRLEVLTLDTDGPGKEYWNDQEFWFEADTFVLNEDVASEVPTITVAPIELAGGRISGDDRYATSVAISQALTGTGGAEVVYLVNGLGYADALSAGPAAAANGGVLLLTRPDAVPSIVRSELRRLDPDRVVIVGGTAAIRSSVVSTVRSLLPDAEVDRIAGVDRYDTSRAIVADAWPGTIESVAVATGRNFPDALSAGAAISSVGGAVVLVDGQRSSLDVATRTFLGGIAPQYVAIAGGTSSVSSGIASSLNALPSTPDVDRFGGADRYETALIMNQAFFRDSAPDYAFLATGAGFADALAGGPLAAALGAPIYLSTQRCLSLDNYREISGMFVREIYALGGKAVLSDRVLDGSLC
- a CDS encoding glycosyltransferase, translating into MQPRVTAVLIARRGGEPLQQTLDALTEQSRHPDHLVVVDAAGDDEVTAALASIAPTQFVTAGAALGFGELVDRAVAALPAPEQTSSPYGGVEDWLWLLRHDTTPDSRTLERLLAAVEIAPSVAAAGPKQMDADQPTMIAEFGETMTAYGAGIALAERELDQAQHDRTSDVLAVGEAGMLVRRSTWHDVEGFDPALPHVDASLDLGVRIRLAGHRIVVVPHARVFVHESTPLFARNGTPPTLPARVEARWRRRAQLHRRLVYAPLPAVPLHWLSLLPLALLRSILHLLRKRPTLVIGEFVAALAVAFSGTAVSSARSRLARSRTVGWAAIEPLRMPRDEVRRRRAIAQDALLSAREDDRPPRPDFLPGGGLIVAVLALIGAIAASPLFGAPALLGGALAPLAPDLATLWGGLTATEDAAADPFAFVLALLGTLTPWQPSLSLVVLWIAAVPLAGLSAWWAAASLVRRAGPAAVAAWLWALSPTLLVSLAEGRVAAVVAHLALPWLVASAARAPRSWSAAAVAGLSAAIVTAAAPTLVPALLLAWVAWMVLHPRRIGRLLTLIVPAAALWTPLVIDQVLRGTALGLLADPGLPSATGEQTRVGLLLGWPDLRLVLEPLTALLPAGTPPIVALLVVAALVTVLPVLALLGLALRRGRRGLVPLGLAAAGLLTALAVSGMALATVGGIAVGLDVAPALGLYWLGLTLAAVVGLDGLRRGAAYPGLLAVLGGTVVVLPVLGALLLGTAAVAPSPDRTLPALVAAEAADDPGQGTLVLTPVSGAADAAQAGLAARIDRGTGLTLIEQRTMLTTRSLLGSGLPGTSGEGDLAAVAGTGGAAAATLAAIAEREQLAELVANLAAASGRDVTETLDALGVRFVLLAPPSGITGDEAAVLAASSSAALDATAQLEPVGDTSVGRLWRVAAADSAADSAADDARAGIAPERPGADAILVTQLGILTLTLLLAIPTSLRPRRPRSDSVLDEPAPTFEADDEFESEFGADPSGAPTGGRS
- a CDS encoding WhiB family transcriptional regulator, with the translated sequence MSKYRNTVPGDWFVDPVRLGVPGVRRARDTDDDDSALAWQADALCAQTDPEAFFPEKGGSTRDAKKICTTCEVRSECLEYALQNDERFGIWGGLSERERRKLRRRA